From Draconibacterium halophilum, one genomic window encodes:
- the thrA gene encoding bifunctional aspartate kinase/homoserine dehydrogenase I, whose protein sequence is MLDELEKLLTGITLVGELTTKTLDRIAGLGERISSHIVAEFIGCPRKDSSEFIQTDSNFGKATVDFEVTNIKIQETFAGFKGAAVVPGFISKNAKGEFTTLGRGGSDFTASILAAALDVQILEIWTDVNGFMTADPRVIRKAYTIPEISYSEAMELSHFGAKVIYPPTILPVYQKGIPIQIKNTFDPENSGTKIVKGVRNGFDRPIKGISSISGITLVTLQGIGMVGVTGISMRLFTALAKVNVNVILISQASSENSISVAIEEKALDVAEAAIREEFEKEISGGQVNKIELESGVSVVAIVGGNMKHTTGIAGKLFSTMGKSGVNIIAIAQGASELNISWVVKNEDLRKTLNVVHESFFLSENVELNIFLMGIGTVGGNLLDQLKQQQERLLKENHLRLKLTGIANSKKMLFNRDGIEIETFKAQLDASENKSSLQGFVDEIKDMNIYNSVFVDCTANDEVADLYKDILSSNVSIVTANKVAASSEYDNYAELKKIAKKKGVKFLFETNVGAGLPIINTLNDLVNSGDKVLRIEAVLSGTLNYIFNTISTEIPLSKTIKLAKEEGYSEPDPRVDLSGVDVARKILILARESGYRIEMDDISINRFVPEELFAGSLDEFWTGVQELDAKFETERKRLVIENKKWRFVAKFENGKAEAGLQEVDSSHPFYDLEGSNNLVMYTTERYQEFPMLIKGYGAGASVTAAGVFADLIKVSNI, encoded by the coding sequence TTGCTCGACGAATTGGAGAAATTGCTTACCGGTATTACTTTGGTGGGCGAGTTAACAACAAAAACACTCGACCGTATTGCTGGTCTTGGCGAGCGTATTTCGTCACATATTGTTGCTGAATTTATTGGTTGTCCCAGAAAAGATTCTTCCGAATTTATTCAAACTGATAGCAACTTTGGCAAAGCAACTGTTGATTTTGAAGTGACCAACATCAAAATTCAGGAAACTTTTGCAGGTTTTAAAGGAGCAGCAGTTGTACCCGGTTTTATTTCAAAAAATGCGAAAGGCGAATTTACCACGCTTGGTCGTGGTGGTTCCGATTTTACTGCATCTATTCTTGCTGCAGCCCTCGATGTTCAAATTCTGGAAATCTGGACTGATGTAAACGGATTTATGACTGCCGATCCGCGTGTTATTCGCAAAGCATATACCATTCCCGAGATTTCATACTCGGAGGCAATGGAGCTTTCGCATTTTGGTGCCAAAGTAATTTATCCACCAACAATTCTTCCGGTTTACCAAAAGGGAATTCCAATTCAGATTAAAAATACTTTTGATCCTGAAAACTCCGGAACCAAGATCGTTAAAGGTGTAAGAAATGGATTTGATCGGCCGATTAAAGGTATTTCATCTATTTCCGGAATTACACTGGTTACTTTGCAAGGGATTGGGATGGTTGGTGTCACAGGTATTTCAATGCGTTTATTTACTGCGCTGGCTAAAGTGAATGTAAATGTGATTCTGATCTCACAGGCTTCTTCTGAGAATTCAATTAGTGTGGCCATTGAAGAAAAAGCGCTTGATGTAGCAGAAGCTGCAATTCGCGAAGAATTTGAAAAAGAGATTTCGGGTGGACAGGTAAATAAAATTGAGCTCGAGAGTGGTGTTTCTGTTGTTGCTATTGTTGGGGGGAATATGAAACACACCACCGGTATTGCCGGAAAGCTATTCTCCACCATGGGGAAAAGTGGTGTCAATATTATTGCTATCGCGCAGGGGGCTTCGGAGTTAAATATTTCGTGGGTAGTTAAAAATGAAGACCTGCGGAAAACTCTTAATGTGGTGCACGAATCTTTCTTCCTGTCGGAGAATGTGGAGTTGAATATTTTCCTGATGGGAATAGGTACTGTTGGAGGGAATTTACTCGATCAGTTAAAACAACAGCAGGAGCGTCTTTTAAAAGAAAATCATTTACGATTGAAGTTAACCGGAATAGCCAATTCTAAAAAAATGCTTTTCAACCGTGATGGGATTGAAATAGAGACTTTTAAGGCACAACTCGATGCTTCGGAGAACAAATCTTCGCTGCAAGGCTTTGTTGACGAAATAAAGGACATGAACATTTATAACTCGGTGTTTGTGGATTGTACTGCCAACGATGAAGTTGCCGACCTTTACAAAGATATTTTAAGCTCAAATGTTTCCATTGTTACCGCCAATAAAGTGGCGGCTTCATCGGAGTACGACAACTACGCCGAACTGAAGAAAATCGCCAAAAAGAAAGGTGTAAAATTCCTTTTTGAAACCAATGTTGGTGCGGGACTCCCAATTATAAATACATTGAACGATCTGGTAAATTCAGGCGATAAGGTTTTAAGAATTGAAGCGGTTCTTTCAGGTACACTGAACTATATTTTTAATACAATTTCAACAGAAATTCCATTGAGTAAAACCATTAAACTGGCCAAGGAAGAAGGATATTCTGAACCCGATCCCCGTGTCGACTTAAGTGGTGTTGATGTGGCGCGTAAAATTCTGATTCTTGCCCGAGAGTCGGGATATCGTATTGAAATGGATGATATTTCAATCAACCGTTTTGTCCCCGAAGAACTTTTTGCCGGTAGTCTTGACGAGTTTTGGACGGGAGTACAGGAACTGGATGCCAAGTTTGAAACGGAACGAAAAAGGCTGGTAATTGAAAATAAAAAGTGGCGTTTTGTGGCTAAATTCGAAAACGGTAAAGCCGAAGCCGGATTGCAAGAGGTAGATTCATCTCATCCGTTTTACGACCTTGAAGGAAGTAACAATCTGGTGATGTACACAACCGAGCGCTACCAGGAATTTCCGATGCTGATTAAAGGCTACGGAGCCGGAGCTTCGGTAACCGCCGCCGGTGTTTTTGCGGATTTAATAAAAGTGTCGAACATTTAG
- a CDS encoding amino acid kinase family protein, protein MKVLKFGGTSVGSAANIKRVKDIVLNQNDDVVVVVSALGGITDKILMAAHNAASGTGDFHTEFTEIKRIHDDTIRELFNGSGR, encoded by the coding sequence ATGAAAGTGTTGAAGTTTGGTGGAACATCCGTAGGTTCCGCCGCAAACATTAAACGAGTAAAGGACATTGTCCTCAACCAGAATGACGATGTTGTTGTGGTAGTTTCCGCTCTTGGCGGTATAACCGATAAAATTCTAATGGCAGCTCACAATGCTGCCTCAGGTACAGGCGACTTTCATACGGAATTTACGGAAATCAAGAGAATACACGATGATACTATTCGCGAACTTTTTAACGGATCGGGGCGGTAA
- the recA gene encoding recombinase RecA yields the protein MTKEERAEMNKEKLKALQLTMDKIEKSYGKGSIMRMGDRADEDVPAISSGSIALDVALGVGGFPKGRVVEIYGPESSGKTTLAIHAIAEAQKAGGIAAMVDAEHAFDPYYARKLGVDIDELLISQPDNGEQALEITDNLIRSGALDIVVIDSVAALTPKAELEGEMGDSKMGLQARLMSQALRKLTANINRTKTCCIFINQLREKIGVMFGNPETTTGGNALKFYASVRLDIRRIGQVKDGDEVSGNHVRVKVVKNKVAPPFRKAEFDIMYGEGISKSGEIIDLGVQYNIIKKSGSWFSYGETKLGQGRETVRSLILDNPELAQELETKIIEAITGPTTTE from the coding sequence ATGACAAAAGAGGAGAGAGCTGAAATGAACAAAGAAAAGCTGAAAGCACTTCAGCTGACAATGGATAAAATTGAAAAGAGCTATGGAAAAGGCTCGATAATGCGTATGGGCGATCGGGCCGACGAAGATGTCCCCGCTATTTCATCCGGATCGATTGCGCTTGATGTGGCATTAGGTGTAGGCGGATTTCCAAAGGGCCGTGTAGTTGAGATTTATGGTCCTGAATCATCAGGTAAAACAACCTTGGCAATCCATGCAATTGCAGAGGCTCAAAAAGCCGGTGGAATTGCAGCGATGGTTGATGCCGAGCACGCTTTTGATCCATATTATGCACGTAAACTGGGGGTTGATATCGACGAGCTTTTAATTTCGCAACCCGACAACGGCGAGCAGGCATTGGAAATTACTGATAACCTGATTCGTTCAGGAGCTTTGGATATTGTTGTAATCGACTCGGTGGCAGCATTAACACCAAAAGCGGAATTGGAAGGCGAAATGGGAGACTCAAAAATGGGGCTTCAGGCACGTTTGATGTCGCAGGCACTGCGTAAACTTACGGCCAACATTAACAGAACAAAAACCTGTTGCATTTTTATTAACCAGTTGCGCGAAAAAATTGGTGTAATGTTCGGTAATCCTGAAACTACTACCGGTGGTAACGCACTTAAATTTTATGCATCGGTGCGGTTGGATATTCGCCGAATTGGCCAGGTTAAAGATGGTGATGAGGTGAGTGGTAACCACGTTCGTGTGAAAGTGGTGAAAAACAAAGTGGCACCGCCATTCCGCAAAGCTGAATTTGATATTATGTATGGCGAAGGAATTTCTAAATCAGGCGAAATTATTGATTTGGGCGTTCAGTATAATATTATAAAAAAGAGTGGATCGTGGTTTAGCTATGGCGAAACAAAATTGGGTCAGGGACGCGAAACAGTGCGTAGTTTGATTCTTGATAATCCCGAGCTGGCTCAGGAGTTGGAAACGAAAATTATTGAAGCCATTACCGGACCCACAACCACAGAATAG
- the bcp gene encoding thioredoxin-dependent thiol peroxidase: MADLKVGDKAPEFEGKNQNGEKIALKDFAGKKLILYFYPKDNTPGCTAESCNLNDNYDAWLEKGFEVVGVSPDSEKSHQKFIEKFGFKFDLIADTEKEILQAFGAWGLKKNYGREYMGVLRKTFVIDEEGVIVDIFEKVKTKDHTNQIIESLNL; this comes from the coding sequence ATGGCAGATTTAAAAGTTGGAGATAAGGCACCGGAATTTGAAGGTAAAAATCAAAATGGAGAGAAGATCGCACTAAAGGATTTTGCCGGCAAAAAACTGATACTTTATTTCTATCCGAAAGACAATACTCCCGGTTGTACGGCCGAATCGTGTAATTTAAACGACAACTACGACGCGTGGTTGGAAAAGGGTTTTGAAGTAGTGGGAGTGAGCCCCGATAGTGAAAAATCGCATCAGAAATTTATTGAAAAATTTGGCTTTAAATTCGACCTTATTGCCGATACCGAAAAAGAAATTCTGCAGGCATTTGGCGCGTGGGGTTTGAAGAAAAACTATGGCAGAGAATACATGGGCGTATTGCGTAAAACCTTTGTAATTGATGAAGAGGGCGTAATCGTCGATATTTTTGAAAAAGTAAAAACGAAAGACCACACCAATCAAATAATTGAATCATTAAATCTATAA
- a CDS encoding tetratricopeptide repeat protein, whose product MIFRKLTALLTILSVFLFASNNIFGGNQENLLTQAIHLYEEGKFADAELILKKLLDENPDHLMVNYYYGACRTENGHYGTNEIISLLNGSLGESPLKTDYYIAVQYHAKNRWDEALKHYNLFKEKTDNTTAQEVGLAEKMQMCRDKINPFAQHEEEVIETAETDMLPTAVPRESEPESFNPVIGETAIAAEATDSTESFTTIDSVLTDSTIIDSTVAEPEAIEEQIAVLAEPINFVVNAEITYPDTTFFKTKKGLKLYTEGRAKQEELEQTISETDELRKKYGSATSYTERQTLGKQILDKEINIFQLREASEELLLKSQQKENAYWQSASYEEKQAFHKQADEYLAAYNASSTPEEPDSIILVAPSIATTKRSSTNENDQTPEDELIYKIQLGAYSRGLPAYVKRLFDKLSYIRKIENYTDENGIVVYTTGNLTNYGDAVKMQEQVRREGIEDAYVVPYFNGKRITLNEAKEITNDK is encoded by the coding sequence ATGATTTTTAGAAAGCTAACAGCACTACTAACAATACTCTCTGTTTTTTTGTTTGCATCCAACAACATTTTTGGAGGCAACCAGGAAAATCTGCTTACACAAGCCATTCATTTGTATGAAGAAGGCAAGTTTGCTGATGCCGAGCTCATTCTTAAAAAGCTACTGGATGAAAACCCTGACCACCTGATGGTTAATTACTATTATGGTGCCTGCCGCACTGAAAACGGTCATTACGGCACCAACGAAATCATTTCCCTGCTGAATGGAAGCTTGGGTGAATCTCCATTAAAAACCGATTATTATATTGCCGTTCAGTACCACGCAAAAAACCGCTGGGACGAGGCATTAAAACACTATAATTTATTCAAAGAAAAAACCGATAATACAACGGCTCAAGAAGTTGGTCTTGCTGAAAAAATGCAGATGTGCCGCGATAAAATTAATCCGTTTGCGCAACATGAAGAAGAGGTAATTGAAACTGCTGAAACGGATATGCTGCCAACAGCAGTGCCACGCGAATCGGAACCCGAATCATTTAACCCGGTTATTGGCGAAACAGCAATTGCAGCAGAAGCAACTGATTCAACAGAAAGTTTTACCACAATCGATTCAGTTTTAACTGACTCAACAATTATCGACTCAACCGTAGCTGAACCGGAAGCTATTGAAGAACAAATTGCAGTATTAGCAGAGCCGATAAATTTCGTCGTTAATGCAGAGATCACTTATCCCGACACTACTTTTTTCAAAACTAAAAAAGGATTAAAATTATACACAGAGGGAAGGGCCAAACAAGAAGAGCTGGAGCAAACAATTAGCGAAACCGATGAACTCCGAAAAAAATATGGCTCCGCAACGTCATATACCGAGCGGCAAACCTTGGGCAAACAAATTCTTGATAAAGAGATAAATATTTTTCAACTCCGTGAAGCTTCAGAGGAATTGCTGCTAAAATCGCAACAGAAAGAAAATGCCTACTGGCAAAGTGCTTCCTACGAAGAAAAACAGGCATTCCACAAACAGGCTGATGAATATTTAGCTGCTTATAATGCCAGTTCAACTCCGGAAGAACCGGATTCTATTATTCTGGTGGCACCGTCAATTGCTACTACAAAGCGAAGCTCAACAAACGAAAACGACCAAACGCCCGAAGATGAATTGATATACAAGATACAACTAGGCGCATACAGCCGCGGTTTACCGGCCTATGTAAAACGATTATTCGACAAGTTATCTTATATTCGTAAAATTGAAAATTACACCGACGAAAATGGCATTGTTGTGTACACAACCGGAAACCTTACGAACTATGGTGATGCAGTAAAAATGCAGGAACAAGTGCGCCGGGAAGGTATAGAAGATGCCTATGTTGTACCGTATTTTAACGGAAAAAGAATAACTTTGAATGAAGCAAAAGAAATTACAAACGACAAATGA
- a CDS encoding ATP-dependent Clp protease adaptor ClpS produces MTQKETKKIQKDDFREGVVEENFLTLHNDDVHSFDYVIDALIDVCSHGYEQATQCTMLVHYKGKCDVKKGAFDALKPLKDALIERELNATID; encoded by the coding sequence ATGACGCAGAAAGAGACTAAAAAAATCCAAAAAGATGATTTTAGAGAAGGAGTTGTTGAAGAGAATTTCCTGACTTTGCATAACGACGATGTACACTCGTTCGACTATGTGATTGACGCTTTGATTGATGTTTGCAGCCATGGTTACGAGCAGGCCACGCAATGTACTATGCTGGTTCATTACAAAGGCAAATGCGATGTAAAAAAAGGAGCATTTGATGCACTAAAACCATTGAAAGATGCACTAATCGAGCGCGAATTAAACGCAACTATTGATTAA
- a CDS encoding NfeD family protein, with amino-acid sequence MSILAIILLILLGLILLLIEFAVIPGVTIAGIGGFLLLGGAVYVAFAEYGVLPGFITLAIVLILAPAMIYYFFKSRTGKKMILEKNIDGKLELINKEKIVVGDTGKSIGRLAPMGKIKVNGEIVEAQSTGSFIDHNTEIKILKIDFNKIIVEPLKK; translated from the coding sequence ATGAGCATTCTTGCTATTATTTTGCTTATTCTTCTCGGCCTGATACTGCTACTCATCGAGTTTGCAGTGATCCCCGGAGTTACCATCGCCGGAATTGGCGGTTTTCTTCTTTTAGGAGGAGCAGTGTATGTGGCGTTTGCCGAATACGGAGTACTTCCCGGTTTTATAACTCTTGCCATTGTACTCATCCTTGCCCCTGCAATGATTTACTACTTTTTCAAATCGCGAACAGGAAAAAAGATGATTCTGGAAAAAAACATCGATGGAAAATTAGAGCTTATTAATAAGGAAAAAATTGTTGTTGGCGATACAGGCAAATCAATTGGCCGGCTTGCTCCAATGGGCAAAATAAAAGTTAACGGAGAAATAGTTGAAGCTCAATCCACCGGATCATTTATCGATCACAATACCGAAATAAAAATTCTAAAAATAGATTTCAATAAAATTATCGTTGAACCTTTAAAGAAATAA